In one Natronosalvus amylolyticus genomic region, the following are encoded:
- a CDS encoding MATE family efflux transporter — MTTGSIPPKLAQLAWPLVLGNLLQTFYNLADMFWVGRVSAEAVAAVSLMFPLSWMFVSTAMGLTAATIALVSQHVGAGDQRAADRVVGQTILLAIAVSSVLATLGLVFRRPLLELIGARDQVFVEALAYIEVIFLALPLTFLFFAFRSSLQGAGDTKTAMWLVLISAGINVVLDPFFILGIGPFPEMGTRGAAVATFIARAVATLAGVYLLLDGRYGVRLRLRDLKPNLSIQRQLIDIGYPATLDGWARSFAAVAMAGFVARFGANATAAYGIVVRLMSVTWSVAGAVGDATATGVGQNLGAKTPDRAAAVAKTATAGTFLFIAAIAGVILAFPAQAIGIFVDDPAVIAEGVVFLRINAPFWALFAGVMVIQGAFRGAGNTREAMVLSMLSRWVFRVPVALVLAFAWTVTIPVIGITLSAFDWGVAGIWWAFSVGMGLSFVVAVLWFRLGTWRERVIDEEGTHGSPTQ, encoded by the coding sequence ATGACGACCGGGTCGATTCCACCGAAACTCGCGCAGTTGGCCTGGCCGCTCGTCCTCGGCAATCTCCTCCAGACGTTTTACAATCTGGCAGATATGTTCTGGGTCGGGCGCGTTAGCGCCGAAGCCGTTGCAGCCGTCTCCCTGATGTTCCCGCTCTCGTGGATGTTCGTCTCGACAGCGATGGGATTGACTGCCGCAACTATCGCACTCGTCTCCCAGCACGTCGGAGCGGGCGACCAGCGCGCGGCTGACCGGGTCGTCGGGCAGACGATTTTGCTCGCGATAGCTGTCTCGAGCGTGCTCGCGACGCTCGGTCTGGTATTTCGACGGCCGTTGCTCGAACTCATCGGTGCGCGTGACCAGGTGTTCGTCGAGGCGCTCGCGTACATCGAGGTCATCTTTCTGGCGCTGCCGTTGACGTTTCTGTTTTTCGCGTTTCGCTCGTCTCTGCAGGGCGCCGGAGATACGAAAACCGCCATGTGGCTGGTCCTGATTTCGGCGGGCATCAACGTCGTGCTCGATCCGTTCTTTATCCTCGGTATCGGGCCGTTTCCCGAGATGGGAACTCGAGGCGCAGCCGTTGCGACCTTTATCGCCCGCGCGGTTGCGACCCTGGCTGGGGTGTATCTGTTGCTCGATGGGCGATACGGCGTTCGACTCAGACTTCGTGACCTCAAACCGAACCTATCGATACAGCGGCAACTGATCGATATCGGCTATCCGGCGACACTCGACGGCTGGGCGCGCAGTTTCGCCGCCGTCGCGATGGCGGGATTCGTCGCCAGGTTCGGAGCCAACGCGACGGCGGCGTACGGCATCGTCGTCCGTTTGATGTCGGTAACGTGGTCTGTCGCAGGGGCGGTCGGCGACGCGACAGCGACCGGCGTCGGCCAGAACCTGGGTGCGAAGACGCCTGACCGCGCGGCCGCCGTCGCCAAAACGGCGACGGCCGGTACGTTCCTCTTTATCGCCGCGATTGCAGGAGTTATTCTGGCGTTCCCTGCACAGGCAATCGGTATCTTCGTCGATGATCCCGCGGTCATTGCAGAAGGCGTCGTTTTCTTACGAATCAACGCCCCATTTTGGGCACTCTTCGCCGGGGTCATGGTAATTCAGGGTGCGTTCCGTGGTGCCGGGAATACGCGTGAGGCGATGGTGCTTTCCATGCTCTCGCGGTGGGTATTTCGCGTCCCCGTCGCACTCGTACTCGCGTTCGCGTGGACGGTCACGATTCCCGTCATCGGCATCACGCTCAGTGCCTTCGACTGGGGTGTTGCAGGTATCTGGTGGGCGTTC
- a CDS encoding serine hydrolase yields MSNGHTLEDETRHRIDSLLRERLHEDDIPGLSLAITDSDGVCYARGYGSRDLSSNAPATPETVYGIGSVSKSFASLATLLLVDTGELDLDQPVTDELDVDVPADVTVHQLLSHTSGYPSLATSEALIARQMEVGETGVPLGTRADVRAHIEGAREETKSPGERWMYCNSGYTLIGWLIEQCTNTPYTDFVTERILEPLGMDRSTYDEATYEAFDDRMTPYHKTDDGLEPKPVPVREQSAAAGGLLAPVTDMASYLQLHLRGGRYNGNRLLEESTLEKAYGAYAETPSGPYGYGWRTRTVAGESLVGHGGSIAVSTAYAGFSREHDLGIVLLANTAPGYGLAELGKGVFGTLCGEDPEERPFFARKKRFHELSGEYESYRGIKTATVEPEGGTLRLRIDGPIGDGNWTTLIPDDLEKGTFSILTPAGERQPVQFAETDTGRELLVDRWRLHQRSS; encoded by the coding sequence ATGTCCAACGGTCACACACTCGAGGACGAAACCCGCCACAGGATCGATTCGCTCCTCCGGGAACGACTCCACGAAGACGACATTCCGGGGCTAAGTCTGGCCATCACCGACAGCGACGGGGTTTGCTACGCTCGAGGCTACGGCTCGCGAGACCTGTCCTCGAACGCTCCCGCGACGCCCGAAACCGTGTACGGCATCGGCTCGGTCTCGAAATCGTTCGCCTCGCTGGCGACCCTTCTGTTGGTTGATACGGGGGAACTGGACCTCGACCAGCCGGTGACAGACGAACTCGACGTCGACGTCCCGGCGGACGTGACCGTCCACCAACTCCTGAGCCACACCTCCGGCTACCCCTCGCTCGCTACCAGTGAAGCGCTCATCGCCAGACAGATGGAAGTCGGCGAAACCGGCGTCCCGCTCGGAACTCGTGCCGACGTCCGTGCCCACATCGAGGGCGCACGTGAGGAAACCAAATCTCCAGGCGAGCGCTGGATGTACTGCAACTCGGGGTACACCCTCATCGGGTGGCTGATCGAACAGTGTACCAACACTCCGTACACCGACTTCGTGACCGAACGAATCCTGGAGCCACTCGGGATGGACCGTTCGACCTACGACGAAGCCACGTACGAGGCGTTCGACGACCGCATGACGCCGTATCACAAGACGGACGACGGCCTCGAGCCGAAACCGGTTCCCGTCCGCGAACAGAGCGCGGCCGCGGGCGGGTTGCTCGCCCCCGTGACCGATATGGCGTCGTATCTGCAACTTCACCTGCGCGGTGGACGCTACAACGGGAATCGCCTGCTCGAGGAATCGACGCTCGAGAAAGCGTACGGGGCCTACGCGGAGACGCCGTCGGGCCCGTACGGCTACGGCTGGCGGACGCGAACGGTGGCCGGCGAGTCGCTCGTCGGTCACGGCGGTTCGATCGCCGTTTCGACGGCCTACGCGGGGTTCAGCAGGGAGCACGACCTCGGTATCGTCCTGCTGGCGAACACGGCACCGGGGTACGGCCTCGCGGAACTCGGGAAAGGTGTCTTCGGTACGCTGTGTGGCGAGGACCCGGAAGAACGTCCGTTTTTCGCCCGAAAGAAACGGTTTCATGAACTCAGCGGCGAGTACGAGTCCTATCGCGGCATCAAAACGGCGACGGTGGAGCCCGAAGGCGGCACCCTGCGCCTGCGTATCGACGGCCCGATCGGTGACGGGAACTGGACGACACTGATTCCCGATGACCTCGAGAAGGGAACGTTTTCGATACTGACGCCGGCCGGGGAGCGACAACCCGTACAGTTCGCAGAAACCGATACCGGCCGAGAGTTGCTGGTCGACCGGTGGCGATTACACCAGCGCTCGAGCTGA